Sequence from the Pseudomonadota bacterium genome:
ATGTTCTCCGGCTTCACATCGCGATGGATGAGGCTCATCTCGTGGGCCTCTGCCAGCGCGTCACACACCTGCGCCAGCAGGCGCGCCACACGACCTGGGGGCAGCGGCCCGAACCGTTCCACCAGCTTCGCGAGGTCCAGCCCCTGGAGGTATTCCATGGCGTAGTAGAAAACGCCATCGGTTGTGTGGCCGTAATCGTAGATCGCAATGGTGTTCGGATGGGTGAGGCGCGAGCCGAGCCGCACCTCGCGCTCGAAGCGCTGCCGGTCTTCATCGCTCGACGCGTTGCGCATGATCTTCACGGCGGTGTCGCGCTGCATGAGCGCGTGACGGCCCAGGTACACCTCGCCCATGCCGCCTTCGCCGAGCTTGCGCTCGATGGCGTACTGGCCGAGCCTCTCGACCTTCGCCTGCGCCTCGGCCAGACGACGCTGGTTGCGGCCGTGCACCCAGGCCCAGGCGGCCAGCCCGAGGTGCGCACCGTGGCATAGGCCTCGTCACGATCGAGCTTCACCGCAACCCCGAAGTCATAGGCTTCGAGCCACTGCCAGACCGCAACGCACATCACCCCCCGATAATCGCGATAGCCATCGAGGTCGATGCCGCTGCCGCCCTGCACGGCCGACGCGATCATCTGCGTGAGAGGCTGGGCCTTGAGCGGCAGCTGTGATCGCTGACCGGTGCGGATATCGACACCAGGGTTTCGAAGGTCGAGCGTCAAGATGGTGGAGCGGGTTCCCTGGGGCAGAACGCCGGCCGCCACGATCTCATCGAGATATCGGCTCTCGTTGAGCATGCGCCCATCCCGATCGAAGGCTTCGCTCTCGCCTGTCTTTCCGGGGCGCGTCTGGTCGAGGAGCGCGCTGAACTTCGACGCATCGAGGGTGAGCACGAGCACGAGGTCGGGCTTGCTCGCCCCAGGGGCAGCCACCCCCACGAACGCGAGAAGCTCCACCGATTCCGCGGAGCCGAGATCTGAGAGCATCGGAGGGGTCACACACGCTTCCCCGCGCAGCGCTCTCGCGAGGTAGGGCTGCGCGGCCTGGGGAAGCGGCTTTCCCTTCAGCGAAGCGTCGTTGACGCCCGCCACGATGACCCCCTGCGCATTCACGAGCGCCCCGTGATCAAAGTTGAACGGTCCCGCCACGTGCTTGAGCAGATCGCGCAGGAGCGCCACGCCGCCCGGATCGCGCGCGGCCTGCGCCACCGCGCTGCGCACGCGAGGCGCCTGGGAGAGCACCGACAGCAACGCCTCGCGGTCATCGAGCCATGACGTCACAGAGCGCACCGAGGTGACGAGCATGGCATCGAGGTTACCCTGCACCGTCGAGCGCACCTGACCGACCACGGTGCGGTCGACGACCCAGCCCAGCGCCGCCAGCGCCAGCATGACCGCCAAGAGAGAGACCCACATTGCGGGCGAGACGCCGCTCGAAGATCACGGTAGTGGTCACCCGAGGTCAGTTACCCCCACGGCCTGAACCCTCCTTCTCATACGCAGTGCGGGTCCGGTGCTGGCGCGAGAAGGGTCGTGCCGTGAATGTCGAAATACCCCTGCCATGGCGGTCAGTTCTGATACCCATCTTGCGGCGCTCGAAGCCGAGAGCATCTTCATCATGCGCGAGGTCGCGGCAGAGTTCCGCAACCCGGTCATGCTCTATTCCATCGGCAAGGACTCGAGCGTGATGCTTCGTCTCGCCGAGAAGGCCTTCCACCCCGGACGTCTCCCCTTCCCGCTGCTTCACGTCGACACGCGCTGGAAGTTCCGTGACATGTATGCGATGCGAGACGCCGTTGCCGCCAAGCACGAGATGCGCGTATTCGTGAACCCTGAGGCGGTGGCGCTCGACATCAACCCCTTCGACCACGGTGGACACCGTCACACCGACCTCTACAAGACCCAGGGGCTGCGACTTGCCCTGCGCGAAGGACGGTACGACGCAGCCTTCGGCGGCGCGCGGCGTGACGAGGAGAAGTCACGTGCCAAGGAGCGGGTGTTCTCGCTTCGCGACAAGCATCAGCAGTGGGATCCCCGGTCCCAGCGCCCTGAGCTCTGGAACCTCTACAACTGCCGGATCCAGGAAGGCGAGAGCATGCGCGTGTTCCCGCTCTCGAACTGGACCGAGGCCGACATCTGGCTCTACATCTATCGCGAGAAGATACCCGTGGTGCCGCTCTACCTCGCGCGTGAGCGACCCGTGGTCGAGCGCGACGGCACCCTCATCATGGTCGATGACGCGCGCATGCGCCTGCTCCCCGGAGAGACGGCGCGACAGCGCCTGGTGCGGTTTCGGAGCATCGGGTGCTATCCCCTGAGCGGAGCCGTGGAATCGTCGGCGGAGACACTCGAGCAGGTGGTGTCCGAGGTGCTCGCGTCACGTCGCTCGGAACGTCAGGGGAGACTGGTCGATCGTGACGCCGACGACGGGCTGGAGCAGAAGAAGCGCGAGGGCTATTTCTGATGACCGCTTCCACCCGCCCGCTGCTGCAAGCCCAGATCGATCGCGATCTGCTGCGCTTGCTCACCTGCGGAAGCGTCGATGACGGCAAGAGCACGCTCATCGGCCGCCTGCTCCACGACAGCGGCCAGCTCTTCGAAGACCAGCTCGAGGCCCTCAAGCGCGACAGCGCTCGACTGGGCCACGCGGGCGACGCGCTTGATCTCTCGCTGCTGACCGACGGCCTGAAGGCCGAGCGAGAGCAGGGCATCACCATCGACGTCGCCTTTCGATACTTCTCCACATCCCGCCGCAAGTTCATCATCGCCGACACCCCTGGCCACGAGCAGTTCACGGCCAACATGGCCACCGGCGCGAGCGTCTGCGATCTGGCCGTGGTGCTCGTCGATGCCCGCCATGGCCTGCTCGACCAGAGCCGGCGGCACACCACCATCGTGGCGCTTCTCGGCATCAAGCACATCGTCGTGGCCGTGAACAAGATGGACCTGGTGGGGTGGGATCGCGCGACCTTCGAATCGATCCGCACCGACTTCGCCCGCTTCGCCGCTCCCCTCGGCGTGCCGGATCTGCACTTCATCCCGCTGTCGGCCCTGCACGGCGACAACGTGGTGCGCCGCTCGACCGCGGCCCCATGGTTTGCCGGCCGTCCGCTGCTCGAGCTGCTCGAGACCATTCATGTGGCATCTGACCGCAACTTCGTCGACTTCCGCTTCCCCGTGCAGCGCGTGGTGCGTCCAGACGACAGCTTCAGGGGGTATGCCGGAACCGTCGCGAGCGGACAGGTGCAGGTCGGAGACGAGGTGACCGCGCTGCCTTGCGGCCGGCGCACGCGCGTGTCGAGCATCGTGACCTACGACGGTGATCGCGACGAGGCGATGGCCGGCGACGCCGTGACGCTCACCCTGGCAGACCCCATCGATGTCAGCCGCGGCGACATGCTCTGCCACACGCTCAACCAGCCGCTTGGAGAGCGAGAGATCGAAGCGCAGGTGATCTGGTTCGACGATGAGGCGCTGACCCGAGGCAGCAGCTGGCGCCTGAAGCACACGACCCGTGCGGTGACCGCCACGATCACCGATCTGGTGGGGCGAACCGACATCACGACCGGCAATGTCATGGCCACCGATGCGCTCGAGCGAAACGGCATCGGCACCTGCGTGCTGACCCTCAACCAGCCCGTGTTCTATGATCCCTATCGCATGAACCGCAGCACGGGAGCCTTCATCCTCATTCACCCGCGCACGAATGCCACAGCAGGCGCCGGGCTGATCGTGGCGCGACATCCCCGCGCGCATCTCACCCCCGACCCGCAGGTTCTCGTGGGGCCGGCCATGCCCGAGGTCTCCCCAGAGATGCACGCCCGCGCCCTGCGACAGACACCCTTCACCATCTGGCTGACCGGCCTTCCCAAGAGCGGCAAGCTCCCCATCGCATACCGACTCGAGAAGCGCCTGCACGACGTGGGACTGCACACATGCGTGCTCCCAGCGAAGCACATGCGACACGGCATCAGCGCTGATCTGACGTTCTCCGCCGATGACCGGGGGGTTAACGCAAGACGCCTCGCCGAGATCGCCCGCATCGTGAATGACGCCGGGCTCATCGCCATATGCACATCGGTGAGCCCCTACCGTGCCGATCGGGAGCGCGCCCGCACGGTCATCGGCGCGCATCGCTTCATCGAGGCATGGTGCTCAGCGCCGGCCGAAGCCTGTGAG
This genomic interval carries:
- the cysN gene encoding sulfate adenylyltransferase subunit CysN → MTASTRPLLQAQIDRDLLRLLTCGSVDDGKSTLIGRLLHDSGQLFEDQLEALKRDSARLGHAGDALDLSLLTDGLKAEREQGITIDVAFRYFSTSRRKFIIADTPGHEQFTANMATGASVCDLAVVLVDARHGLLDQSRRHTTIVALLGIKHIVVAVNKMDLVGWDRATFESIRTDFARFAAPLGVPDLHFIPLSALHGDNVVRRSTAAPWFAGRPLLELLETIHVASDRNFVDFRFPVQRVVRPDDSFRGYAGTVASGQVQVGDEVTALPCGRRTRVSSIVTYDGDRDEAMAGDAVTLTLADPIDVSRGDMLCHTLNQPLGEREIEAQVIWFDDEALTRGSSWRLKHTTRAVTATITDLVGRTDITTGNVMATDALERNGIGTCVLTLNQPVFYDPYRMNRSTGAFILIHPRTNATAGAGLIVARHPRAHLTPDPQVLVGPAMPEVSPEMHARALRQTPFTIWLTGLPKSGKLPIAYRLEKRLHDVGLHTCVLPAKHMRHGISADLTFSADDRGVNARRLAEIARIVNDAGLIAICTSVSPYRADRERARTVIGAHRFIEAWCSAPAEACEARDANDLYKRARLGELRAFTGVSAPYEMPESADVTLPIHEETLDALVDRLVAVIAARGLYP
- the cysD gene encoding sulfate adenylyltransferase subunit CysD — translated: MAVSSDTHLAALEAESIFIMREVAAEFRNPVMLYSIGKDSSVMLRLAEKAFHPGRLPFPLLHVDTRWKFRDMYAMRDAVAAKHEMRVFVNPEAVALDINPFDHGGHRHTDLYKTQGLRLALREGRYDAAFGGARRDEEKSRAKERVFSLRDKHQQWDPRSQRPELWNLYNCRIQEGESMRVFPLSNWTEADIWLYIYREKIPVVPLYLARERPVVERDGTLIMVDDARMRLLPGETARQRLVRFRSIGCYPLSGAVESSAETLEQVVSEVLASRRSERQGRLVDRDADDGLEQKKREGYF